The Treponema sp. Marseille-Q3903 genomic interval AAAGGGGCTTTGTGCTTTTTCTGTTCAATCGGATTTGGGGCAGTCGCATTCGTAACTGTTTTACATGGGCTTTCAGTTCGAATTAAAACAACTTCTAAACTTCTGGATGATATTGCAAATAACGGCGACCTCACAGCAAGAATTCACATAAGCATGACAGATGACTTCGGAGTTCTCATATCTTGTATCAACACGATGATCGAAAAACTTTCTTCGATGATTAGAGATTTCAAGAGCAGTACAGATGTTGTAAATCAATCAGTTGGACGACTTTCTACAACGGCAAGGAGTGCGTCTAAATATTTGCAGGCTCTTTCAACAACGTTCGCAAAACTTGATAGCAATACTCGTCGCCAAGACAAACTTGTTTATTTGACTGGCTCAGATATTTCCGCTCTTTCCGGCGGAATAAATAACATTAAGAAAAATATTGAAGCAAAAGATTATGAGCAGGCTATAAAAGAATCTGAAAAAAGCATACAAGATTTGTACAAATTGCGAGAATCTATGCAGACTATTGTGACAGCTTCAAGTACGGCAGTTCAAACTGTAAATGAGGGGCTTTTAATTGTTGAAGATATGAAGAAAACTATTCTGCTCGTAGACAGCTCAGCTTCTGGAAATAAAAACACTGTTGATAAGATTCACGACCATGTAAATCAATTCAATATACAAGATTGAGATGGTACTTTTGATATCAAGTTTGATTGAATAAATCTTTTGATTGAAAAAATCGGGCACGGAAAAAGCGATTTTAAACACGGATGAACTAAAATGTCATTCGTGTTTGCATGTTTAAGACGTTCCGTGCCGAGTGCCGAAAAAAAATTAGAAAATCTTTTGAAACTCTTTGAGCAAAACATCTGTTTCGATAGCTGCGTCGAGGTTTGTAATCTTTCCTTTTCCTTTGTAGAAATTGATCAACGGTTCTGTTTGCTCGCGGTAAACGTCCATCCTGTGCAAAATTGATTCTTGTTTGTCGTCATCACGCTGATAGAGTTCTCCGCCGCATTTGTCGCAAACGCCTTCTTTTTTTGGCTTGAGTGTGAGAGTATTGTAGTTTGCCCCGCAAGATTTACAGACACGTCGCGTAGAAAGCCTGCGGATAACAATTTCATCTTTTATTTCAAAGTTTACAACTTTAGCGTCGGCAGCCAGCTCTTCAAGCATTTCTGCTTGACGAATTGTTCGTGGAAATCCGTCAAGAATATATCCGTTTTTGCAGTCATCTTGAGAAAGTCTGTCTTTTACAAGCTCAAAAGTAAGTTCGTCGCTTACTAAAGATCCAGAATCAATGATTGCTTTTACCTTCACTCCAAGTGGAGTCTGTGCTTTTATATTTGCACGAAAAATATCTCCGGTAGAAATATGCGGGATTTTGTAAGCTTCAGCAACTTTTACTGCGAGCGAGCCTTTTCCTGCTCCCGGTGGTCCCAAAAAAATAAAATTGTTCATAAATATCCTCTTTGTAAAAAACTTATAATACTTTATTCTATTATGCTTTATAGTTGCGGGCAAGAGAAATTGAAAAAAAATACGTGAAAAAATAATTGACTTATCAATTTAGTTTCCGTAATTTTTAAATGTGTGATAAAGTCTAAATTACATCAGCGAATGAAAGAGCTTTGCTGATAGACGCAGGCACAAGATGCTTTTTACAGGAGATGGAATTATGAAAAAATTTCCAAAATGGATTGTTGTTGTCGGTATTATTTTTATTTGTATTTTAGGAATTTTTTCCTTTTACAAAAAAACTTATAATTCACTTGTAGCAAAAGATGAAACTGTTTCCGCATCGTGGGCAGAAGTTCAAAATCAGTATCAGCGCAGACTTGACCTGATTCCAAACCTTGTTTCAACTGTTAAAGGCTATGCAAAGCATGAAAACGATGTTTTTACTCAAGTGAGCGAAGCCCGTTCAAAGGCTGGCGGACAGATAAACGTGAGTGACGATATATTAAATGATCCGGACGCTTTTGCAAGGTATCAGCAAGTGCAGGATAATTTAGGAGCAAGTCTTCAGCGCTTGTTGATGGTTACGGAGCAGTATCCTGAATTGAAAGCAGACCAAAACTTTTTGGCATTGCAGGATCAGCTCGAAGGAACTGAAAACAGAATTACAGTTTCTAGACAGCGATTCAATGAAGCTGCAAAAAGTTACAATCAGTATGTCAGAAGTTTTCCTACAAATATAATCGCAAACATCAGCGGATTTGAAAAAAAATCTTATTTTGCGGCAAGTGCTGAGGCTCAATCAGCTCCAAAGGTTGAATTTTAATGAAGCACAAATCTCTGATAAAAAAACTCAGTTTTACCGAAAATGATTTCGAAAGAATAAAAAAAGCAGTAGCTGATTCGGAAGCAAAAACGACAGGCGAGATTGCAGTCGCTATCGCACCTGAAAGTTCTCATTATTCGTTTTGGGAACTTCTTGCAGCCGATTGTTTTGCTGCTATTGTTTTAGCGATTATGCTGCCTTTTTCAGAAAAAATTCGTAATTTATATGAAATGTACTATTGGCAGCTAGCGCCGGGCTGGATTCTTCCGTTGTTTTTTGTGGTAAGTTGTTTTGCGGCTGGGACTATTGCGTTTTATCTGTGCAACATTCCTTTTATTGACCGCATCGTAATTCCAAAATCCGTAAGAAATATAAGCGTTACTCACAGAGCGTTCAGATATTTTACAGAATCAGGGATTTATGAAACTGCCGAGCATTCCGGCATTTTGGTTTTTGTCTCTTATATGAAGCGGCAAGTTCGGATTGTAGCAGATTCCGGAATTTCTAAAAAAATTTCGCAGGATTTGTGGGATCTTATAGCTGATGAACTTGCAGAAAATATGAAAAAAGGAAAAGTGACGGAAGCTTTTGAAACCGCTATTGCAAAATGCGGCGAATTGCTCGCTGAAAATTTTCCGAATCATAAAGAAAATCCGAATGAATTTCCAGATGGACTTGTAATTTTGGAGGATGCAGAATGGTAAATAAAAACAAAATCGCGGCCTTTTTTTGCGCTGCGTTAATCTCCGCATCCGCATTTGCGCTCAAAGTTCCTGAATTGAAAGGTCGGGTCAACGATTATGCAAATATAATCAGCCAGAGCGATGAAGAAGAAATTTCGAGATATCTTGCCGCCGTTGAAAAGCAGACAACAGCTCAGATTGTTGTTTTGACTGTGCCGTCTTTGAAAGGAGATGATATAGCTTCGTTTGGAATCAAAGTTGCAGATTCATGGAAAATCGGTCAGAGCGGAAAAGACAACGGTGTAATTCTAATTGTTGCGATGCAGGAGCATGATGTCCGTATTGAGACTGGTTACGGAGTTGAAGACACTTTGACAGATGTAAAATGCGGGCTCATCTTGCGCAACGTCATCATCCCGGAATTTAAAAATGGAAAATATTCACGCGGCATTTTGAATGGAGTAAAAAATATCGGTGGCGTTATTTCCGGTGATACGGAAATAATAGACGATGATGTTTTGAATGAAAAGTCAGATGATGATTCGCTTGTCGGGGCTGTTTTTATGATTATCTGGCTTGTTTTCTTCTTTATCATAATCACTTCAAAAAATGGAATACTCAAGTGGTTTATCCTATCAAGGCTCTTTGGAATGAATATGCCTCGCACAGGTCGAAAAGGCGGCTTTAGTTCCGGTCACTCTGGAAGCTCAACTTTCCGAAGCGGTGGTTTTGGAAGCGGATTCGGGAGCGGCGGCGGATTTTCAGGTGGCGGCGGTCATTTTGGAGGAGGCGGAGCGAGCGGTCACTGGTGATGGCGAAAGCCGAATAAAATTAATAAAATTACTTTCTCCGGCTGACTCCGATTCTGTCACCTATTTCAAAAAACTCAGTTTCAAACTCCTGGTTTTCCTTTAAAAATTGCACATATTTTTGAATTTTTCTCACGAGCTTTTTTGTGCTGTAATTGTGGGTCAGGGTGATGTCATCTACCATTCCATGAAAAGAAAGGTTATCGCTGATGATGACTCCATTTTCGGAAAGATTTTTTTTGTATTTTTCAAAGAATTTTGTGTATTGAGCTTTCGCTGCGTCTATAAAGATGAGGTCGAATTTTTGTTCAAATTCTTGAGTTAAAGCATCGCCATGAATCGCCGTGATTCTGTCGGCAAATCCACTTGCATTGAAATTTTCAACGGCTCTCAGATATCTGTCTATGTCGAGCTCAATTGTAGTGACGTGGATGTCATCTTCAATACTTGCAAACCTTATAGAAGAATAGCCGATTGCTGTTCCGATTTCCAAGATTGATTTTACATTGTGTTTCTTTATGTAATTGCAGATAAAATCGCAGCCTTCGTCTTGCATTATCGGGACGGCTTCGCGGTTTGCGTATGCCTTAATTGAAAGTAACTGGTCCATTTTGTTTTAATTCCTCTGCATTTCAATTCGTTTGTTGCGTACGTCTTGCAGATAAGATTCCAACCCTTTAGCGTCATTGCATTCAATCAGCTTTTCAATATCGTCAAGGTGATTTTTGAACGTATCGATGTGTTTTAAAAGCTTTTCTTTATTGCTCAAAAACAGCTCAGTCCAAAGAGGGGCGTTTATCATCGCAATTCTAGTTAAATCTTCAAAACTTCCGCCTCCAAAAGATGTGATTGCGGAATCTCCTGCACTTTCGACCATTGCAGATGCGACCACGTGGCAAAGTTGTGAAGTAAATCCTATCTTGTTGTCGTGAGTATCGGAATCGGTTTTCGTAATTCTCGAAAATCCCATCATTTTTATTATTGTCTCAAACTGCTTTTCTGCGTCGTCATATCCGTTTTGATATGATATCGGTTTTGAAAGTATGCTTGCGTGTTTTTTTATGATTATGTAATTGTGGTTTTTAAAATATTCTGATTTAGAAGCTGCAAATCCTTCTTTTTCGCCTCCTGCCATCGGGTGAGCTAAAATAAGATAAGCGTTGGAAGGACAGATTTTTTCATAGTTTTTAGAGAGATTTTGTTTTACCCCACTGATGTCTGTTACGGTGGAGCCGTCTTTAAAATCAGACTTGCATTCTTTTAGAAAATCGAGCGTGGCATTCGGATAAAGGCAGATGAAAACAAAATCGCACAATCCAAGCATTTCTTTTGTCTGCGCCGGCGAAAACGATTTATCTATAACTCCTTGATTTAGAGCAGCACAAAGAGAATCGTTGTTTTCATCAAGCGCATAAATTTTGACATCAGACAGACCGCCTGAGTGTTTGTTTGCAATGTTTGAACGGATTGCTTTTGCAATTGAACCGCCCATAATTCCAAGCCCGACTATTCCAAAAATCATATTGTTCTGCCGTTAATCTGTGCAATTTGTGGCAAAACTTTCATCAGGGCGGCAAACTCTGCCGGGTGAAGAGATTGTTCTCCGTCACAAAGCGCTTTTTCAGGGTCGTTGTGAACTTCTATTATAAGGCCGTCTGTATTGCATGCTACAGCTGCTTTTGCAAGATCGCTGACCATCCATCTCTGGCCGCATGCATGGCTTGGGTCAATTATGATTGGAAGGTGACTGATTTTGTGAAGGTAAGGAACTATGCTGACGTCGAGGCAGTTGCGTGTATAGCTGTCGAAAGTCCTGATTCCGCGTTCACAAAGGATTACGTTTTCGTTGCCGCTAGCCATTATGTATTCAGCTGACATCAGTAATTCTTTTACAGTTGCAGCCATTCCTCGTTTTAAAAGTATCGGTTTGCCTGTCTTTCCCATCTCTTTAAGGAGGTCGAAATTTTGCATGTTGCGGGCACCAATTTGAATCACATCAACATCATCAAAGTATTTTAGCTGACGGATGTCCATCAGCTCTGTCACGACAGGAAGACCTGTTTCTTTTTTTGCGGATATCAGAAATTGCAGCCCTTTTTCACCAAGCCCTTGAAAACTGTAAGGAGATGTGCGAGGCTTAAAAGCTCCTCCGCGTAGAAGCTTAGCACCTGCACTTTTTACATCCTTTGCGATAGAAATAACTTGTTCTTCAGTTTCTACGGAACAAGGACCGGCAATCACAGGGATTGTCCCGTTTCCAAACGATGTATCTCCCACATTGATAATTGAATTTTTAGGATGGAATGTTCTGCTTGCCATTTTATAAGGAGCAGACACCCGCTGTACTGTGTCGACATAAGGATTTGCACTTACCATTTCCGTATCTAGAGAACTTGTGTCTCCAAGAAGTCCCAGAATTGTAAGATTTTCACCTTTTGACACATGTACACCAAAACCTTTTTGTTTCCATGAGTCAATGAACTCAGCCATCTGCTTGTCTGTAGTTCCTTGTTTTAATGTAATGACCATTTTATCTACCTCCTGATACTTTTTAGTGTCTTACCTGAGCTAGTCCGCGTTTGAATTGTGGAATTCTTGCACAAGTGACGGCATTCCAGTTTGTTCTGTCTCCACGTTGCAAAAAATGATAAGCGACACCGGCAATCATTGCGCCGTTATCTCCGCATAGTTTTAATGGTGGAAATATGCAGTTGATATCTGTGCGTTCTGCAAGTATTGAACGCAATCTTGAATTAGCTGCGACACCGCCTCCGCATACAACTGTTTTAAGTCCCGTATCATCTACCGCACGGAGTAATTTTTCTATTAATGTTTTGATTGCTGTTTCCTGAAAAGATGCGCACATATTTTCTTTACTGTGCTGATAACCAGGTTGCCAGAATAAATCGCACTGATGGATGACAGCAGTTTTTAATCCGCTGAATGAAACATCGTAGCGGTGTTCTTTTTCGTCAAGTTTTGGGACTGGGAAACGAGCCGCTTTCGGATCGCCTTGTTTTGCAAGGTTGTCGATTATAACGCCCCCCGGATATCCAAGTCCATAGAATTTTGCAACTTTATCGAACGCTTCCCCGACTGAATCGTCAACAGTGCTTCCGAGAATTTCCAAATCATCAAAACCGTTGACTTTACAGATAATCGTGTGCCCGCCGCTTACAAGCAAACCTAAAAACGGATACTCAACATGTTCTTGAAGTTGGGCGGCATACAGGTGACCGAGCATGTGATTTACAGCGATAAACGGCTTTTCTGTCGCCCACGCGAGAGTTTTTCCAAATGTAAAACCGACAAGTAAAGACCCCATAAGACCGGGTTTGTCTGTTGCAGCAATTGCATCTACATCATCGAGCGTCAAATTCGCCTCTTTAAGCGCCTGACGAACTACAGGCAAAATCCATTCAGCATGTTTTCGGCTTGCGATTTCAGGAACAACGCCTTTGTAAATCTTATGAAAGGGAATTTGTGTGGCGACGACATTGCTTAAAATCGTGCGTCCATCTTCTACAATCGCACACGCAGTTTCGTCACAAGATGATTCTATACCTAAAACTTTCATATTTTCTATTTCCTCAATGTTTACGTGCTTTGCTTTTACTGACTACGCTGAATGTGTAGCCTTTTTCCTTGAGTTTAGGATAAACATCTTTCAACAGTGACGGAAGAAAATCTGCACTCCACACATGGCCTATCATTATAACGCTTCCGTTTTTATTGGCAATAGCAAGCCCTTTTTTAAGTTCTTCCATAGCGTATTCATCTGTTTTTTCATTGTCAAGGAAAATGTTTCGCTCAAAGTACGAATAGCCCATCTCACGGGCGACGTACGGTACTTTTGTTTCAACGCTTGTCCTGCTGTCCAGAAAATATATACCTTCCTGTGAAGCGAATTTCATTATTACAGCCATTTTTTCTGCGTCAGCCGTAATCGCAGAACCTTCATGGTTGTTGAACCCTGCAATCGGTCCTATTTCAGAAACGTTTTGGAACAGAATAGATTTTACTTCATCGTCCGACATTTCCGGTTTGATTGCGCCGGGTCCTGGGTTTACTTTTGGGTTTACTGCCTGCATAGGCTGGTGGAGCATAAGTTCGTTTCCCGATGCCCTGATTTTATCCGCTGATACTTTTGATAAAACTAGTTTCGGCAAAACCGCGACTGTGATTGGAAACGGAAGCTCAAGAAATTTATTGAGATTGGTTACGCTGTGTCCGCCGTCATCAAACACAAATATAAGCTGGGCGCCATTTTCAGCTTGCGGGAAATCATAGTTCGATTTTGGCGGCAAAGAAGTGACTTTAAGCGAAGGCTCTTTCTGTTCGGGCTTCTTTTCAAGCTTTTTGTCTTTTTTCTGTTCCGGCGACTTTTCCTGTCGCTTTTGCTGTTTAGGCTTAGATTGCGGTTCTAATTGCGGTTGAGATTCCTGCTTTGGCTGCGTTTTTATCTTTTGCTCTTCTTTTTTTTCAGCGCCCTCGATTTTTGCATCATTTTTGTTGACTTTTTCATCTTGCTTTTCCGTATTTTCCGCCTGTTTTTCTACTTTTCTTTCAACATTAAATACGTTTTCTTTTTGCAATAAATTCGGGAATGTCGTAACAAGTAAAAGCGACATGCATATTGTGATGATAACCGAACAGAAGATTATTATTTTATATGCGGGAATGAAAACTTTCGGCTTAATTCTTCTTTTGGCTGTTTTTTTTGATGTGCCGGAAGATTTTTTCGTCGGTTTTTTTGCTGATGATTTTACATTTTTTTGCGTTTTTTGCGGCATAATTCTAATTTGATTCCAAAATTTTGCTAATTTTAACCTTTTCTTTGACATATTTCAATAAATCCTATATTTTAAGATTAGAACATTGCGAGGATCTTTCAATCTATGCGAGGGGGATTTTCCGTCGGAGGCAAAATGATTATTACATGTCTTGATCTTGAAGGCGTTCTTGTACCGGAAATTTGGATAGCTTTTTCAGATGCAGTCGGAATTCCCGAATTGAGAAGAACGACACGTGATGAACCTGACTACGATAAACTGATGAAATACAGAATTGACATTTTAAGAAAACACGGGCTCGGGTTAAATCAGATACAACAGACAATCGAAAAAATAGATCCGTTGCCGGGCGCAAAAAAGTTTCTGGACGAGCTCCGTTCATGCTGCCAGACAATTATTTTGAGCGACACATTCAGTCAGTTTGCAGCTCCTCTTATGAAAAAACTTGGTCAACCTACAATCTTCTGCAATTCACTCGAAGTGTCGGAAAGCGGTGAAATTACAGGATATAAAATGCGGTGTGAAAAAAGCAAATATACAACTGTAAAAGCGCTACAGTCTATCGGGTTTGAAACGATCGCTTCCGGCGACAGTTTTAATGACTTGGGAATGATCGAGGCTTCTAAAGCAGGATTTTTGTTCCGTTCAACGGAAAAAATCATAAAGGAATATCCACAATATCCTGCATTTACAGAATACTCTGAATTGTTGGCTGCAATAAAAAAGTATCTTTAAATATATGATTTTAATTTTTTTTGGAGGATTATTATGAAAAAGATTTTTATCGTTTTTGCAATGCTTGCCGGTCTTTCGGCTTCCGTATCGGCTATCGGATTTTCTGTAGGCGGACGCGGTTTTTGTGGAACAAATCTTGATAAAACAATAGTTGCCGGCGGCGGTGCGTTTTTTAATCTCGATCTGATCGGAGGATTCGGATTCCAGGCAGAATCGAATATAACTTCAAGCGTCGTCACTTTTGGAGAAAAATCTGTTACATTCACAGATTATTCAGTGCTCGATATGCCGATTTTGGTCTGGTACAATGCAAAACTTCCTATCATCACAATTGGTGGCGGAGTCGGTTTGAATTTCAGCTCTGTTCTTGGAAACGGATATGCCACAAAGTCTGATATAAAGAACATGAACGCAGGTTTGGCTGCCGGTGTAAACGTGATTTTAAATATCAACAGTCATTTTGGACTTGTGTTCGGGGCAAACGGCGTGTTTGATTTTACTCCGACAATTCAAAAGTTCGTAAGCAAAGACGGTCACGTAACAAAGATAGAGCTCAGCAGTGACTCTTTTTCTTTCAAAAGAAAATCAATTTATTGCAGCGCAGGGCTTCAATATAAATTCTAGTCATTAAAGACGATGTTTCAAAGCAGATATATCTTTGAGGCATCGACTTTTTTGCATTTTGATTACCGGGGGTGGTGAAGAACGGCGTTGCCGTTTGAATCCTGAGATTAAACCCTTAGAACCTGATTCGGATAATTCCGACGGAGGAAGGTATGAACAAACATCATACTCTTATATTTTTTTCAACATTATTGTTATTGGTTTGCAGCACATTGTTCGGCTGTAAAAAAAGCAGCGTCAGCAGCGAAAGACTTTCTCAGCTGATAGTTTACACTTATAACTCTTTCAGCGGCGAATGGGGCTCCGGTCCTGAAATCGCACGGCTTTTTGAAGAAAAGAGCGGCATCAAAGTTGTTTATACAGACTGCGGCGACAGCGTCCAGATTCTTTCAAAAGCAATCCTCGAAAAAAACGATCCTTATGCAGATGTTGTTGTCGGGTTAGATAACAACCTTGTCCAAAAAGCACAATCGAGCGGAGTTCTCGAAAAGTATAAACCGTCAGATATATCTTCTCTCGAAGATGGGCTTGAGAATCAGCTCGGCGGAAACTGGATTTTGACTCCGTACGATTACAGCCCGTTTGCAATAATCTGGAATTCCTCTTCCGGTGTACCGGCTCCTGAAAGTTTTGAAGATTTGACAAAAGACATCTACAGAAAAAAACTCATCTTGATGGACGCTCGCACAAGCACGCTCGGAGTGGGATTTGAAGCTTGGGTAAATAAAGTTTATGGTGACAAAGCTGATGACTATATTAAGCGGCTACAACCTTCTATTTTGACTGTTGCGCCAAGCTGGAGTACGGGTTACGGTATGTTCACAAGAGGCGAAGCGCCTCTCGTAATAAGCTACACGACAAGCGAAGCGTATCACGTTGAATATGGTGAAGGCGATTTTAGAAAAGCTCTTGAGTTTACAGATGGGCACATTTTGCAGATAGAAGGAGCCGGTATTATCAAAAACTGCAAAAATTCTGACGCTGCTAAAAAATTTATAGATTTTCTTATCAGCGAAGAAGCGCAAAATATCATACCGCTGACACAATGGATGTACCCGGCAAACAAAAATGTAAAATTGCCGGAATGCTATTCAAAAGTGATAAAGCCTAAAATTTTAAGATAATCTTATATATCTAAAAATCTTAACAGGATTTAGTCTTAACAAGGCGCATCAATTTTGGCGTTAAACAGATGTTTCAGATTTACTTTTACACATTGAAGATTGCTGTATTCTCAACATTGATCGCTGCTGTGATTGGACTCATAACATCTTTTTTTACCGCAAATCGCAAATTTTACGGCAGAAGATTGTTGTTGTCATTGTCAGCAATCCCATTATGCATTCCGCCTCTGATTGTCGCACTTGGATATGTCGGCTTTTGGGGAGTCAACGGTTTTGTGAACAAATTGTTTGGCACAAATTTTTCATTTTTGTATTCAACTTTAGGGATTGTTATTGCTCAAGGATTTTACAATTTTCCGCTTGTCACAGGAATTGTTACCGATGCATGGCAAAAACTTCCGTCTGAACAAGCTTCAGCGGCTAGCCTGCTCGGTGCAAACAGGTGCCGCGTATTTTTCACTGTGACATTGCATCAACTTTCTGGGGCAATCGCCGCAGCGTGCATCCCGGTTTTTCTGTTCAGTTTTTTTAGTTTTATGATAGTGATGCTTTTTTCACCGCCGGGGCAATCTACACTTGAAGTTGAAATTTATCATTCAATCAGAAGTACGCTCGACATCTGTTCTGGGGCAAAACTTGCCGTGATGGAAACTTCGACAGCTCTTGGGATTGTCGCTCTGTACAGTTTTATAATCAGAAAAAGTCAGTCATCTTCAGCCGGAATAGATTTTGTTGTCCAGCCGGAAAAGCGGCTGGGCAGAGAAATCTTTATCTTTATACCGATAATCTGTATGATTTTGATTTTTTTTGCATTTCCGTTTATTTCGGTTTTTGTTTCCGGACTTGCAAGCGTGACGAAATTGTTTGCTAGTCCAACTTTTTGGAGCGCTGCGCGGAACTCGGTTTTGACAGGTTTTTGCACAGGTTTTTTATGCACCTTTCTTGCTTTTTTTTATTCACTTTTTATCAAGCTCAGCCGCCGTCAAGGAAACTTCATCCTTCAAACGCTTCCCATAATTCCAATGGCAATTTCGTCAGTTGTGATTTCTTGGGGTGCGAGTTTAATCTTCCGTAAAGGGAACGTATTTATGCTCATCGCTCTTCAAACTCTTTTGTATTGGCCTGTTGCTTACAGACATGTTCAAAGTGGAATAAACAGGCTCACTCCTGAAACCGATATGGCCGCCGCCATTCTTTCTCGCGGACTATTTGATTCAATCTTGCGCGTTTACATTCCCGAATGTATGCCGATTCTCCTGTCGTCTTTCGGATTTTGTTTTGCGATGAGCCTTGGAGATGCGACAATTCCCCTTGTCCTTTCAATTCGAGGATTTTCTACTCTTGCGCTGTATACTTACAATCTTGCAGGGGCATACAGATTCAATCAGGCGTGCGCTTGCGGTGGGATAGTTGCTCTGATAAGCATGATAATTTTTTTTACAAAGAGGGGTTCAAGATGAGTTACTTTTTTGCAAAAAATATATATAAAGTTTGGGAAACAGTTACAGTTGATTTTTCTATCGAATGCGAAAAAGGGACGATGACTTGCCTTTTGGGTCCGAGCGGAAGCGGAAAATCTACGATATTAAACATAATTGCCGGGCTTGAAAAAAATGACAACTCAAAACTTATGATAGAACTCGATGGCCGCAGAATTGAAAAACTCGCCCCGTATATGCGAGAAGTCGGAATGGTTTTTCAAAGCGGAGCTCTTTTTAATCACATGGACATCGTTCACAATGTTGCGTACGGACTTATATCTAAGAAAATGAAAAAGAGAGATGCAATAGGGCGTGCTTCAGATTTTTTGAAAGAATTCAATCTTGAAGGTTTTGATAAACGCATGCCGCAGACTTTGAGTGGGGGAGAGCGCCAGAGAGTTGCGCTTGCCAGAACTATTATCACAAAGCCGAAGCTCGTTTTGCTCGATGAACCGTTTTCAGCCCTCGATGCAGATTTACGCAAGAATCTTGCTGAAAAGTTGTGCCAATGGCAAAAGCAGTTTGATTTTACTGCAATTATGGTCACACATGATGAAGCTGAAGCAAAAACTGTCGCAGACAATATTGTCAGACTTGAAGGACAAATCTCTCAAAAGTCATGAAATAGAAATGTCAATAAATCATTGTGCCGATTCCGCGGTCGCTGAACATCTCGATTAAAAGAGAATGCGGAATACGTCCGTCAATGATATGTGTTTTTGGAACACCGCCGGCAAGGGCTGTAATGCAGCAGTCAATTTTCGGAATCATTCCTGAGTTTATAATCCCGGTTGCCTTTAGAGAACCAATAGCAGTGCGTTCAATTCTCTTTATCAAAGACGACGGGTCGTTTACATCTCTCAAAACTCCAGGAACGTTTGTCAGTTGCACAAATTTTTCTGCCTTGAGCGCAACTGCGATTCTCGCTGCAGCCGTATCAGCATTTATGTTGTAGCGAGCGTCGTCTCCTTGTTCGCCAAGCGCAACAGTTGAAACTACAGGAATAAAACCTTCATCTAAAAGAGATGTTATGATTTCGGGATTTACTTCTGTAACTTCCCCTACAAATCCTAAATCTTTTTCAGTTTTTTTTGCGCGAAGCAATCCCGAGTCTACGCCGCTCAAACCGACAGCTTTCCCCCCTTTTTGAAAAAGGATTCCAACTATGTCTTTGTTCAGTTTTCCTGTGAGAACCATCTGGACAATTTCCATTGTTTCTTCATCTGTATAGCGCAACCCGTCAACAAATTTGCTTTCTTTGCCAACTCTCTCAAGCATGTGGTTGATTTCGGGACCGCCGCCGTGGACAAGTACGACTTTTACGCCGATTGTGTTCAGCAAAACTATGTCTTCCATGACAGCCTGTTTGAGTTCTT includes:
- a CDS encoding iron ABC transporter permease; amino-acid sequence: MFQIYFYTLKIAVFSTLIAAVIGLITSFFTANRKFYGRRLLLSLSAIPLCIPPLIVALGYVGFWGVNGFVNKLFGTNFSFLYSTLGIVIAQGFYNFPLVTGIVTDAWQKLPSEQASAASLLGANRCRVFFTVTLHQLSGAIAAACIPVFLFSFFSFMIVMLFSPPGQSTLEVEIYHSIRSTLDICSGAKLAVMETSTALGIVALYSFIIRKSQSSSAGIDFVVQPEKRLGREIFIFIPIICMILIFFAFPFISVFVSGLASVTKLFASPTFWSAARNSVLTGFCTGFLCTFLAFFYSLFIKLSRRQGNFILQTLPIIPMAISSVVISWGASLIFRKGNVFMLIALQTLLYWPVAYRHVQSGINRLTPETDMAAAILSRGLFDSILRVYIPECMPILLSSFGFCFAMSLGDATIPLVLSIRGFSTLALYTYNLAGAYRFNQACACGGIVALISMIIFFTKRGSR
- a CDS encoding ABC transporter ATP-binding protein; this translates as MSYFFAKNIYKVWETVTVDFSIECEKGTMTCLLGPSGSGKSTILNIIAGLEKNDNSKLMIELDGRRIEKLAPYMREVGMVFQSGALFNHMDIVHNVAYGLISKKMKKRDAIGRASDFLKEFNLEGFDKRMPQTLSGGERQRVALARTIITKPKLVLLDEPFSALDADLRKNLAEKLCQWQKQFDFTAIMVTHDEAEAKTVADNIVRLEGQISQKS
- the argB gene encoding acetylglutamate kinase, yielding MDKSIDEMSSETWANVLVEALPYFKNWCGKVVVVKYGGNAMLNEELKQAVMEDIVLLNTIGVKVVLVHGGGPEINHMLERVGKESKFVDGLRYTDEETMEIVQMVLTGKLNKDIVGILFQKGGKAVGLSGVDSGLLRAKKTEKDLGFVGEVTEVNPEIITSLLDEGFIPVVSTVALGEQGDDARYNINADTAAARIAVALKAEKFVQLTNVPGVLRDVNDPSSLIKRIERTAIGSLKATGIINSGMIPKIDCCITALAGGVPKTHIIDGRIPHSLLIEMFSDRGIGTMIY